Below is a window of Solirubrobacterales bacterium DNA.
CGAGGTTTTCAGCGCCGTGTTCGCGGCCGATCCCGGACGCCTTGACACCGCCGAACGGCGCGGCGGGATCCGTCAGGCCCCACATGTTGATGTAGACCATTCCCGACTCGAGCATTCCGGCGAGCTTGTGCGCGCGGCCGATGTCGCGGGTCCAGAGGCCGGCGGCGAGGCCGTACTCGTTGTCGTTGGCCTTCTCTGCGATCGCCTCGAGATCCTCAAAGGGGGTCGCGGCGAGGACGGGACCGAAGATCTCTTCACGCGCGATGCGCATGTCGGATTCGACTCCGGTGAAGAGGGTGGGGCGGATGAAGTATCCGTTGCCGTCCTCGCGCTCGGCGACGCCGCCAGCGATCGCTTCCGCGCCTTCGTCGAGGCCGATCTGGATGTACTCGTTGACGCGCTCGAACTGCTGCTCGCTGACAACTGGTCCGAACGTCGTTCCCTTTGTGAGTCCCGGGCCGACGACCGAGTTGTTCGCAAGTTCGGCGAGCTGACCGGTGACCTCTTCGTAGAGCGAGTTCTGAACGAACAGGCGCGAGCCGGCGTTGCAGGCCTGGCCGGTGTTGAAGTAGATGCTCTGGAACGATCCGCCGATCGCGGCCGTGAGGTCTGCGTCCTCGAAGATGATGTTCGGCGACTTGCCGCCGAGCTCGAGCGTGACGCGCTTGAGGTCGCGGCCGGCCTTGGCGCCGATTTCGCGGCCGACGGCCGTCGAGCCAGTGAAGGCAATCTTGTTCACACCGGGGTGATCGACGAGCGCGGCGCCAACTGAGCCGTCGCCGTTGACGACGTTGACGACGCCATCGGGGAAGCCGGCTTCCTTGACCAGTTCGGCCAGGCGCAGAGCAGTTACGGGCGTCTGTTCGGCGGCCTTGAGCACGACGGTGCAGCCTGCTGTGAGCGCCGGCGCGAGCTTCCAGACGGCCATCATCAGCGGGAAGTTCCACGGGACGATCTGAGCGCAGACGCCAACCGGAATGCGCTCGGTGTAGACGAACATGCCCTTGGCCTCAACCGGAATCGCGCGGCCTTCGAGCTTGCTTGCCCAGCCCGCGAAGTAGCGTAGGTGCTTGACCGAGCCGGCGACGTCAACGATCTGCGCGATCTTGACTGGCTTGCCGTTGTCGATCGATTCGAGCTGCGCGAGTTCTTCGGCGTTCTCTGCGATCAGTTCGGCGAGTTTGTTGATCAGTTCGCCGCGTTGGATTCCCGTGAGCTTCTTCCATGGTCCGTTGAACGCATCACGCGCAGCGGCGACGGCGTCGTCGATGTCCTGCCGGGATGCGATCGCGACCTCTGCGATCGGCGCGCCAGTGGACGGGTCGATCGTGGTGAAGGTGTCTGAGCCGGCGCGGAACTCGCCGCCGATGAAGTTGCCGAGCGGAGCGCGGTCGAGGAAGGCGCTGGCGGCGCGGGAGAGGTCGGTGAGTTGTGACGTCAAGGTGGTGGACATGGCGTGAAGGCTACCCCGGTTCGCGCCAACGCGTTCAAGCGGAATTAAGCCCCAACATACGTCCTGCCGAGGGTCGGCAGGACGTATGTTGGGGCAAAAAATGGCTTAGTTTCGTCCCTCGAGGACAGCTCGGCGCAGGGCGGGTGCTGCGCGATAGCGGTCTCCGCCGATTTCGCGCTGCAATGCATCGAGGCTGGAGACGATCTGCGCCGACCCGATCGCGTCGCGCCAGGCCATCAGTCCGCGCGGGTAGTTCAGTCCTAGCTGAACACCCTTGTCGATGTCCTCGGCTGAGCCGACTCCCTCTTGAAGCGCGAAAGATGCCTCGTTGATCAACTGGCAGACGACTCGCCCGAGCACTAGCCCCGGTCCGTCGCCGACTTCGATTACGTGCTTGCCGATGACATGGAAGAAGTGGCGCGTGACGGTGAGGGTCTCCTCCGAGGTGCCAGAGCCGCGCGTGATCTCGACTGCGCGAGCCTCTCCAAGTGGAGGTAGGCAGTGGAAGCCAGCGAAGTCGCGCCCGCGAGCTGCTGCGGCGAGACTGTTTCCGGCGCACAACACCGCCACCGGACCACGGGAGAGATCGATGTCGCGCCCGGCGGTCACGAGTCGCGCGTCGATGGTGATGGTGCGCGGGATCTCGGCGGGCGCTGCGACTTCGTAGCCGGCGGCTTCGGCGAGGCGACGAAGCTCGCGAGCGAGCTGGGTTTCGCCAATCACGTCAACCGCGCCGGACGCGCTCTCGATCATTTGGGGCGAGGGATCCTCCGGGCGATAGGCACCGCCCTCGGGGTACTCGTAGTAGCCGCGACCGCTCTTTCGCCCGAGCCTGCCAGCCGCAATCATCTGCGCCGGAATGCCACTCGGGCGCCAGCGCGGCTCGCCGTGGCCGAGGTCGTAGAACGACTTTGCAATGTCGTAGCCGACGTCCACGCCAACAAGATCTGAGAGCTCGAAAGGCCCCATTCGAAATCCGCCGCCAAGGCGCATCACGCGGTCAATCGTCGGCGCATCGGCGACGCCTTCACCGAGAAGTTGCTGCGCCTCCAGCAAGAAGGGGCGGCTGACGCGATTGACGAGGAACCCCGGCCCATCGCTGGCATCGATCGACTCGCGGCCCATGGCCGCGCCGACCGCGCGTGCAATCGTCAGAGCCTCGGCAGAGCTGTTCATTCCCGCGATCACCTCGACAAGGCGCATCAGCGGAACAGGGTTGAAGAAGTGCATGCCAACCACGCGCTCTGATTGAGGTACGCCCGCTGCGATAGCCGTGACCGGAAGTGAGGAGGTGTTGGTTGCGAAAACAGTTCCCGGCGCGGTGACTGCCGCGAGCTTTGAGAACAGATCCTGCTTGACCTCGAGCTTCTCGGCCACGGCCTCGATGATCAGGAAGCAGTCGCCGAGCTCTTGGACTGAAGACACAGCGTCGATTCGCGAGATCGCGGCACCGGCCTGTGCGTCGGTGGTCTTCCCGCGTGCAACGGAGCGCTCAAGGAAACTCGCTATTCGCCCGCGAGCGGCATCGGCCGCGCCTTCGGCAACGTCGAAGAGCTTTACGTCAAGGCCACCGACGGCGGCGACCTGCGCGATACCGGCACCCATGGTGCCAGCGCCGACCACTCCAATTGGAGCGTCTGGCAGCCCGGGGGCCATCAGTGACCCTTGAACTCTGGCGGACGCTTTTCGATGAACGCAGTCATACCTTCAACTCGATCATCGGTAGCCATCGCCAGTTCGAACAGCCGGCGCTCATACGCCAGTCCGCCCGTCATCCCATCCTCGAACGCTCCATTGACGGCCTGCTTGGCCAGTCGGACTGCCACGGGGGGGCGCCGTGCGATCACGGCGGCCATCTCGGTCGCCTTCTCGCGCCAGTCTTCGCGCTTGCCGGTCACCTGGTTGACGATTCCCATCATCGCCGCCTCGTGCGCGGTGATGCGCTTGCCGGTCAGGATCAATTCCATCGCCTTCTGCTTACCCACGAGCCTCGCGAGGCGCTGGGTTCCGCCGCCGCCGGGAATGATCCCGAGGGTGACTTCGGGCAGACCGAACACCGCAGTCTCGGATGCGACGATGATGTCGGCGGCGAGGGCCAGTTCAAAGCCCGCGCCAAGTGCGAAACCGGCGACTCCCACGATGACGGGCTTGGTGCACTCCGCAACGATCTGGAAGATGCTGCGGCCGCGCGCCATATCCATCGCGCCGACGAGATCGACCTCGCTCATCAACTTGATGTCGGCGCCGGCGGCGAACTGTTCGTCTTGACCGACGATCAGCACGACGCGAACGTTCGGGTCTTCTTCAGCCGCGGCGATCGCGGCAGCGAGCTGCTCGCGCAGGGGCTGAGAAAGCGCGTTGCGCGCGTCCGGACGATTGAGCTCGATCGTCGAGATGCCGGCGCTGAATGTCTGAAGTACGAGTGGTTCTTCGCTCATGATCGGCTACACCATCGCATTCAGGCCGGTGTACGCGCGGCCGATGATCAGCTTCTGGACCTGAGAGGTGCCTTCATAAAGCGTCAGCACACGCGCGTCGCGCAGATACCTTGCGGGCGGGAAGTCATCGACGTAGCCCGATCCGCCGTGTACCTGAATCGCGAGGTTCGCGCACTCGATCGCGGACTCCGTGGAGTGGAGCTTGGCGATCGAAGTCTCGGTGGTGTTGGGCAGGCCCATGTCCTTCAGATAGGCGGCGCGCCAGAGCAGCAGGCGCGAGGCGTCGGTCTTGACGACCATCTGGGCGATCATGTCCTGCACCATCTGAAAGGAGCCGATCGGCTTGCCGAACTGTTCGCGGACCTTCGCGTATTCAACGGAGCACTCGACGCTGCCGGCGCAGATGCCGAGCGCGCCAGATCCAACCGAGAAGCGGCCACTCTCAAGCGCCGTCATCGCGATCTTGAAGCCCTGGCCGATCTCGCCGAGGATGGCTTCGTCGGGAACCTCGACTGCGTCCAAGGAAATCTCCGCGACGTTGCTCGCGTGCATTCCAAGCTTGTGCTTGATCGGCTGCGCCGAGAAGCCGGGGGTGTCGGTCGGAACGAGGAAGCAGGCGAGACCCTTGTAGCCGAGCTCGGGATCGGTCTGACAGAAGATCAGTGCGACCTTCGCGTAGTTGGCCAACGAGATCCACATCTTCGTGCCACTAATCGACCAGCCGCTCTCGGTCTTGGTCGCGCGGGTCTTCTGGTTGGCGGCGTCTGAGCCGGTGTCGGGTTCGGTCAATCCAAAGCAGGCCAACGCCGTGCCGTCGGCAATGCCGGGCAGGTACTTCTGCTTCTGCTCCTCGGTTCCGAATTTCATGATCGGTACGCCGCAGAGCGAAGTGGTGACGGAGATCACGGTGCGCGCAGCGGCGTCGGCCTTGCCGATCTCCTCAACGATCAAGCCATACGTGCGGTAGTCGATTCCGCGGCCGCCGTACTCTTCGGGAAAAATCGGCCCGAGGAAGCCCATCTCTGCGAGGCCCTTGACGATGTTGAGGTCGAACTTGCCCTCGTGGTCGTTGTCGGTCGCGACGGGCTTGATCTCGTTGTTGGCGAAGTCCCGGGCTGCTTGGCGGATGAGCTCTTGCTCGTCTGTGAGTGAAAAGTCGATCATGGCGAGCAATCCTATTGGGGCCGCGTACAAAAAGAAAAAGGCCCCGCGGTTTCCCGCGAGGCCTTGATCTGCTTCTACTTTTTACTCAGCCGGGGAGCTAAAGCTTCTTGGCGGTCTTCTTGCCTGCAGTCGC
It encodes the following:
- a CDS encoding acyl-CoA dehydrogenase family protein, with translation MDFSLTDEQELIRQAARDFANNEIKPVATDNDHEGKFDLNIVKGLAEMGFLGPIFPEEYGGRGIDYRTYGLIVEEIGKADAAARTVISVTTSLCGVPIMKFGTEEQKQKYLPGIADGTALACFGLTEPDTGSDAANQKTRATKTESGWSISGTKMWISLANYAKVALIFCQTDPELGYKGLACFLVPTDTPGFSAQPIKHKLGMHASNVAEISLDAVEVPDEAILGEIGQGFKIAMTALESGRFSVGSGALGICAGSVECSVEYAKVREQFGKPIGSFQMVQDMIAQMVVKTDASRLLLWRAAYLKDMGLPNTTETSIAKLHSTESAIECANLAIQVHGGSGYVDDFPPARYLRDARVLTLYEGTSQVQKLIIGRAYTGLNAMV
- a CDS encoding enoyl-CoA hydratase/isomerase family protein, producing the protein MSEEPLVLQTFSAGISTIELNRPDARNALSQPLREQLAAAIAAAEEDPNVRVVLIVGQDEQFAAGADIKLMSEVDLVGAMDMARGRSIFQIVAECTKPVIVGVAGFALGAGFELALAADIIVASETAVFGLPEVTLGIIPGGGGTQRLARLVGKQKAMELILTGKRITAHEAAMMGIVNQVTGKREDWREKATEMAAVIARRPPVAVRLAKQAVNGAFEDGMTGGLAYERRLFELAMATDDRVEGMTAFIEKRPPEFKGH
- a CDS encoding aldehyde dehydrogenase family protein, which gives rise to MSTTLTSQLTDLSRAASAFLDRAPLGNFIGGEFRAGSDTFTTIDPSTGAPIAEVAIASRQDIDDAVAAARDAFNGPWKKLTGIQRGELINKLAELIAENAEELAQLESIDNGKPVKIAQIVDVAGSVKHLRYFAGWASKLEGRAIPVEAKGMFVYTERIPVGVCAQIVPWNFPLMMAVWKLAPALTAGCTVVLKAAEQTPVTALRLAELVKEAGFPDGVVNVVNGDGSVGAALVDHPGVNKIAFTGSTAVGREIGAKAGRDLKRVTLELGGKSPNIIFEDADLTAAIGGSFQSIYFNTGQACNAGSRLFVQNSLYEEVTGQLAELANNSVVGPGLTKGTTFGPVVSEQQFERVNEYIQIGLDEGAEAIAGGVAEREDGNGYFIRPTLFTGVESDMRIAREEIFGPVLAATPFEDLEAIAEKANDNEYGLAAGLWTRDIGRAHKLAGMLESGMVYINMWGLTDPAAPFGGVKASGIGREHGAENLDAYLETKTVWTSLA
- a CDS encoding 3-hydroxyacyl-CoA dehydrogenase, which codes for MAPGLPDAPIGVVGAGTMGAGIAQVAAVGGLDVKLFDVAEGAADAARGRIASFLERSVARGKTTDAQAGAAISRIDAVSSVQELGDCFLIIEAVAEKLEVKQDLFSKLAAVTAPGTVFATNTSSLPVTAIAAGVPQSERVVGMHFFNPVPLMRLVEVIAGMNSSAEALTIARAVGAAMGRESIDASDGPGFLVNRVSRPFLLEAQQLLGEGVADAPTIDRVMRLGGGFRMGPFELSDLVGVDVGYDIAKSFYDLGHGEPRWRPSGIPAQMIAAGRLGRKSGRGYYEYPEGGAYRPEDPSPQMIESASGAVDVIGETQLARELRRLAEAAGYEVAAPAEIPRTITIDARLVTAGRDIDLSRGPVAVLCAGNSLAAAARGRDFAGFHCLPPLGEARAVEITRGSGTSEETLTVTRHFFHVIGKHVIEVGDGPGLVLGRVVCQLINEASFALQEGVGSAEDIDKGVQLGLNYPRGLMAWRDAIGSAQIVSSLDALQREIGGDRYRAAPALRRAVLEGRN